One genomic window of Erinaceus europaeus chromosome 7, mEriEur2.1, whole genome shotgun sequence includes the following:
- the C1QTNF9B gene encoding complement C1q and tumor necrosis factor-related protein 9B produces the protein MRFWWLLLVTGICGLNSQDTCRSGQPGVPGSPGHNGLPGRDGRDGAKGDKGDTGAPGLPGSPGKDGPRGEAGQPGANGKVEAKGIKGDTGTRGPPGKHGPKGIIGPPGERGLQGETGLQGHKGNKGDVGPIGPEGRSGNPGPSGPTGTRGPEGPIGRPGPKGEAGPLGPQGEPGPRGVRGWKGERGEKGKVGETPVLARSAFSVGLTVLSKFPEPNIPIKFDRILYNEQEHYNVATGRFTCHLAGLYFFTYHLTIFSRNVQVALVRNGVKVLHTKDGYTGAEDQASGATLLQLKLGDEVWLQVMGGERFNGLYADEDDDTTFTGFLLFSGQ, from the exons ATGAGGTTCTGGTGGCTCCTGCTGGTCACAGGCATCTGCGGCCTGAACTCACAGGACACATGCAGGTCAGGACAGCCTGGAGTTCCTGGGAGCCCCGGGCACAATGGCCTGCCTGGAAGGGACGGGCGCGACGGAgctaagggcgacaaaggggacaCAG GAGCCCCAGGGCTACCCGGAAGTCCTGGCAAGGATGGGCCACGTGGGGAGGCAGGACAGCCAG GAGCAAATGGAAAAGTGGAGGCCAAAGGCATCAAGGGAGACACAGGCACCAGAGGCCCCCCAGGAAAGCATGGGCCTAAAGGGATTATAGGGCCCCCAGGGGAGCGAGGCCTGCAAGGAGAGACTGGCCTTCAGGGgcacaagggaaacaaaggggatGTGGGCCCTATAGGGCCCGAGGGGCGTAGTGGGAACCCTGGACCTTCAGGGCCCACTGGCACTCGAGGCCCCGAGGGTCCCATTGGGAGGCCAGGCCCCAAGGGAGAGGCAGGGCCCCTGGGGCCCCAAGGTGAGCCTGGGCCAAGAGGGGTGAGAGGCTGGAAGGGGGAacggggagagaagggaaaggtggGGGAGACACCAGTGCTGGCCCGAAGCGCCTTCAGCGTGGGGCTGACAGTGTTAAGCAAATTCCCTGAGCCCAACATCCCCATCAAGTTCGATCGCATCCTGTACAATGAGCAAGAGCACTACAATGTGGCCACTGGCCGCTTCACCTGCCACTTGGCCGGCCTGTACTTCTTCACCTACCACCTCACCATCTTCTCCCGCAATGTGCAGGTGGCCCTGGTCAGGAACGGAGTCAAGGTGTTGCACACCAAGGACGGCTACACAGGTGCTGAAGACCAGGCCTCTGGGGCCACCTTGTTGCAGCTGAAACTGGGTGATGAGGTGTGGCTGCAGGTGATGGGTGGTGAGCGCTTCAATGGCCTGTATGCAGACGAGGATGATGACACCACCTTCACTGGCTTCCTGCTATTCAGTGGCCAGTAA